The Bacteroidales bacterium genomic sequence AAAACTTTGATGTTCCGGCAGGAAAACAACATCAACTTTTTCTTGACCTTGGAAAAGTAAAGGATATTGCAGAAATCCGTATCAATGGAAAAAATATGGGTGTGATATGGACCCATCCGTGGAGAGTAGAAATAACGGATGCAGTAAAATCATCAGATAATGTACTGGAAATCGATATTGTCAATTTATGGCCTAACAGATTGATAGGTGATATGCAGCTTCCCGAAGAAAAAAGATATACAAAAACCAATATCAGCCTGAAACCGGGTAGTCCTTTATTGACATCGGGATTATTAGGTCCTGTACGATTGTTAAATATAAGTTAAATATGTTTAACCGGCATAACTCTTTAAAAAAAATATTGTTACTTTGATCGTATTTCGAAGCACTCCTTGTTAAGAAACACGTAATTGATTGATGGGGAGTGTATTTATCAATAAAACAATCATTCAATGAAGAGAGTTTTTTTAGTTATTTCGTTTTTTATTGTTTCGGTTTGTTCTTTCGGACAGAACCGGACAAATGTCAAACCGGTAAAAAACGTGATCGTGATGATACCGGATGGTACGTCTATCGGAGTGGTTTCGGCTGCACGCTGGTTCCAGTTGTATAACCACAATATAGAACGACTGAATCTTGATCCTTATATGTGCGGTACAGTAACTACTTTTTGTTCAAATGCTCCTATTGGAGACTCTGCTCCCACTACATCCTGTTATATGACAGGAGTTCCTCAAAGAGCGGGATTTGTATCCACATACTCACCTGCTGATCCTGAAAACGATCTGCTGTATCCTCTTGATCCGTCTATGGCCTATCAGCCGTTGGCAACAGTTCTTGAAGCTGCACGGCTGGAAAAGAATAAAGCGACCGGATTAGTGGTTACCTGTGAATTTTCCCATGCCACTCCGGCTGATTGCGCTTCACACTATTATCAACGGGGCAAATATAAATATGTGGCTCCTCAGATAGCTTACAACCAATTGGATGTTGTCTTTGGCGGAGGAAATTCACTGATCACAGAAGATATAAAAGACTTTTTCAAATTTAACGGAACTACCTTGATCCAAAATGATGTGGAATCTTTCAGGAATTATGATTCTGACAACAAGGTATGGGCGTTGTTCAATGATATGGGATTCCCTTTCGATCTGGACCGTGATGATTCGAAAATGCCTTCATTGGCAGAAATGACGCAAAAGGCAATCGATCAGTTATCAAAAAATAAAAATGGTTTTTTCCTGATGGTAGAAGGCAGTATTGTCGATGGAGCTGCTCATGCTAATGATGCTATAGCCTGCATTACTGAATTCATCGCCTTTGACAAAGCCGTAGGCGTGGCTATGGATTTCGCAGAAAAAGACGGAAAAACTGCTGTAATCATCCTTTCGGATCATGGTAACAGCGGATTTACACTGGGCCGGCGTGGTTGCGGATCCTCTAAATCAACGCTGACTGAGTTATTCCAGAATGTTTCCCAATACAAAAAAACATCCGGCGCTTTGGAAAGCATACTGAGGAAAACCCCTCCCGACAAGGTGAAACCGGTATTTCACGAATATACCGGAATCAACCTTACTGATGACGAATTCAAAAGTATTGTTGAATCCAAGAACTATCAGGT encodes the following:
- a CDS encoding alkaline phosphatase, giving the protein MKRVFLVISFFIVSVCSFGQNRTNVKPVKNVIVMIPDGTSIGVVSAARWFQLYNHNIERLNLDPYMCGTVTTFCSNAPIGDSAPTTSCYMTGVPQRAGFVSTYSPADPENDLLYPLDPSMAYQPLATVLEAARLEKNKATGLVVTCEFSHATPADCASHYYQRGKYKYVAPQIAYNQLDVVFGGGNSLITEDIKDFFKFNGTTLIQNDVESFRNYDSDNKVWALFNDMGFPFDLDRDDSKMPSLAEMTQKAIDQLSKNKNGFFLMVEGSIVDGAAHANDAIACITEFIAFDKAVGVAMDFAEKDGKTAVIILSDHGNSGFTLGRRGCGSSKSTLTELFQNVSQYKKTSGALESILRKTPPDKVKPVFHEYTGINLTDDEFKSIVESKNYQVGDYTEVSNSRNMRYSIVEIMNSKTCFGFTSGSHTGEEVFLAAYHPSGHVPLGRNTNVEINQYLCKVLGLKTSLPELTKKIFSKHTEVLAGYDYVIENKDDFPVLKMKKDGKELSILAFSSRAYVDGKPFNIGSVTVYMDKTDTFYLPADILTRLKFK